One window from the genome of Persephonella sp. encodes:
- a CDS encoding EAL domain-containing protein, whose protein sequence is MIPETDRIKVLYVEDDTGVKEATLHLLKEFFSRVITASDGLEGLNLYKKEKPDLIITDIDMPQMSGLEMISKIRESDSDTSIVVFTAHSETEFLIESIKLGVDGYVLKPIDLKQFIQTIKKAAENIYLKKELQKSINLLKQYQEAVDKLFIVSKTDPRGFITYVNEKFCDISKYKKEELIGKPHNVVRHPDVPRQFFKDLWRTIKKEKRIWKGIVKNRAKDGTTYYVDTVITPIFDENKNIIEFLSIRKDISGIINPRKKLETIFVTSDNMLVAIINVDNFEYIEKLLDFKSLQKVEDKIVEIIIKNTPKECNFNEVINVGDGEFVLAKEVDKINDRLIEETIKNLKKIQNSLQQVSGEFIDYELDVSISIAYGKNAYKVAKYGLSKIGGINTDFIIANELEEKVKTEAQHNLKILSLIKYALNNGGVLLYLQPIVDNNTGNIKRYEALLRIKDKNSNILSPFQFLEIAKKTKYYPQLTLSIIRQVFNVLDKLDTKISINLSAVDIEKEHIRNSILKLLEANKDKAKKLTFELLEEDVKDFSVVTEFIKRIKSFGIQIAIDDFGSGYSNFERLLDYQPDILKIDGSLVKNIENDRFSRNLIEVIVNFAKRQNLQTIAEFVENESIYRILKEMGVDFSQGYYFGKPEPYEKIINRSTT, encoded by the coding sequence ATGATACCAGAAACTGACAGAATAAAGGTTTTATATGTTGAAGACGACACCGGCGTAAAAGAAGCAACCCTCCACCTTTTAAAAGAGTTTTTCAGCAGAGTAATAACAGCTTCTGACGGTTTAGAAGGACTGAACCTTTACAAGAAGGAAAAGCCTGATCTGATCATTACAGATATTGATATGCCCCAGATGTCAGGACTTGAAATGATCAGCAAAATCCGTGAGAGTGACAGCGATACATCAATTGTGGTGTTTACAGCCCATTCAGAAACAGAATTTTTAATTGAAAGTATCAAACTTGGCGTAGATGGATATGTTCTTAAGCCTATAGATCTGAAGCAGTTTATTCAGACAATAAAAAAGGCTGCGGAAAATATATATCTCAAAAAAGAATTACAAAAAAGCATAAATCTGTTAAAACAGTATCAGGAAGCTGTAGATAAACTGTTTATAGTTTCAAAAACAGATCCAAGAGGTTTTATTACCTATGTAAATGAAAAGTTCTGCGATATCTCAAAATATAAAAAGGAAGAGCTTATAGGAAAACCCCACAATGTTGTGAGGCACCCTGACGTTCCAAGACAGTTTTTCAAAGACCTATGGAGAACAATAAAGAAAGAAAAAAGAATATGGAAGGGTATCGTAAAAAACAGAGCTAAAGACGGTACCACCTATTATGTGGATACAGTGATAACCCCAATATTTGATGAGAACAAAAATATAATAGAGTTTCTTTCCATAAGAAAGGATATATCCGGAATTATTAACCCCAGAAAAAAATTAGAAACCATTTTTGTTACTTCAGATAATATGCTGGTTGCTATAATAAATGTGGATAATTTTGAGTATATAGAAAAACTGCTAGACTTTAAGTCCCTCCAAAAAGTTGAAGATAAAATCGTTGAGATAATTATCAAAAACACCCCGAAAGAGTGCAATTTTAATGAGGTGATAAATGTAGGTGATGGAGAGTTTGTTCTTGCAAAAGAAGTGGATAAGATTAATGACAGACTTATTGAAGAGACCATTAAAAACCTAAAAAAAATACAGAACTCCCTTCAGCAGGTAAGCGGGGAGTTTATAGATTATGAACTGGACGTTAGCATAAGCATCGCATACGGAAAAAATGCATACAAGGTGGCAAAATACGGTCTTTCAAAAATTGGGGGAATAAACACCGATTTTATAATAGCTAACGAACTTGAAGAAAAAGTAAAGACAGAAGCACAGCACAACCTGAAAATCCTAAGTCTTATCAAATATGCCTTAAATAACGGAGGAGTTCTCCTGTATCTACAGCCTATAGTAGACAACAACACAGGTAATATAAAAAGATACGAAGCACTTTTAAGAATAAAGGACAAAAACAGCAATATATTATCCCCATTTCAATTTCTTGAGATAGCCAAAAAAACCAAATACTACCCTCAATTGACCCTCTCAATAATAAGGCAGGTTTTTAATGTTTTAGACAAGCTTGATACGAAAATAAGCATTAATCTATCGGCGGTTGATATAGAAAAGGAACATATAAGAAACAGCATTCTTAAACTGTTAGAAGCTAATAAAGACAAAGCAAAGAAACTGACATTTGAACTGCTTGAGGAAGATGTAAAAGACTTTTCTGTGGTAACAGAGTTTATAAAAAGAATTAAATCATTCGGGATACAGATCGCGATAGACGACTTTGGTAGCGGTTATTCTAACTTTGAAAGACTGCTTGACTACCAACCTGACATACTAAAAATAGACGGAAGTCTGGTCAAAAATATAGAGAATGACAGATTTTCAAGGAACCTTATTGAGGTAATTGTTAATTTCGCCAAAAGACAGAACTTACAGACCATCGCAGAGTTTGTAGAAAATGAAAGCATCTACAGAATACTGAAAGAGATGGGGGTAGATTTTTCTCAAGGTTACTATTTTGGAAAACCTGAACCTTACGAAAAAATAATTAATAGGTCTACAACTTAA
- a CDS encoding MoaD/ThiS family protein produces MEIKIKYRGKEQVLKFDKETVKAVDIIKKLGLSPEYAFVVKNGELAQEDELIGENDDIKVVNAISGG; encoded by the coding sequence GTGGAGATAAAGATAAAATACAGGGGAAAAGAGCAGGTATTGAAGTTTGATAAAGAAACTGTAAAGGCTGTAGATATAATCAAAAAGTTAGGTTTATCCCCTGAGTATGCTTTTGTTGTAAAAAATGGGGAACTTGCACAGGAAGATGAGCTTATTGGTGAGAATGACGATATAAAGGTTGTCAATGCCATATCTGGTGGATAA